The proteins below are encoded in one region of Bifidobacterium dentium JCM 1195 = DSM 20436:
- a CDS encoding RNA polymerase-binding protein RbpA, whose protein sequence is MAERSLRGMSIGAKSLESDDNVDFAARNDIAYVCPKGHRTILPFAEGAEVPDEWECRCGAVAHREGDEDRQADEISKPTRTHWDMLLERRSEDELKTLLEKRLQMHRDGWFPDYE, encoded by the coding sequence ATGGCAGAACGCAGTCTGCGAGGCATGAGCATCGGCGCAAAATCGCTGGAATCCGATGACAACGTGGATTTCGCGGCACGCAACGACATCGCATACGTATGTCCGAAAGGTCACCGAACCATTCTGCCATTCGCCGAAGGCGCCGAAGTGCCTGACGAATGGGAGTGCCGTTGCGGTGCTGTGGCGCACCGTGAAGGCGATGAGGATCGTCAGGCCGATGAAATCAGCAAACCGACCCGTACCCACTGGGATATGCTGTTGGAACGTCGTAGCGAGGACGAGCTCAAGACCCTGTTGGAGAAGCGGCTGCAGATGCATCGTGACGGCTGGTTCCCGGATTACGAGTGA
- a CDS encoding HAD hydrolase-like protein: MSEHPKKVVLLDLDGTLTKSDPGIIGCVVKAFQEMGYPIPDADELQRFIGPAISESMQRNGVPDDELDKAVTVYRKYYADEAVFDDPNNPGQKVPGRLNNTIYKGIPEQLARLRADGYRLIIASCKPQYQCIPICEHFHLDTMVDGIYGASKDNSRLDKDQVIRWAFEHIGYDESAGDKALMVGDRWTDADGAKACGLDCLGCGWGYAESGELQEHGVYRIIDTVDELAQAVEEYFNSYSR, encoded by the coding sequence ATGTCTGAACATCCGAAAAAAGTCGTACTGCTCGATCTCGACGGCACGCTGACCAAATCCGATCCGGGCATTATCGGATGCGTGGTCAAGGCCTTCCAAGAAATGGGGTATCCAATTCCCGATGCCGACGAGCTGCAACGTTTCATCGGCCCGGCCATCAGCGAATCCATGCAACGTAACGGCGTTCCGGACGACGAACTCGATAAGGCCGTTACCGTCTATCGCAAATACTACGCTGACGAAGCCGTATTCGATGATCCCAACAACCCAGGGCAGAAAGTGCCGGGACGTCTCAACAACACCATCTACAAAGGCATTCCCGAACAGCTTGCCAGGCTACGTGCGGACGGATATCGTCTGATTATCGCCAGCTGCAAGCCGCAGTACCAGTGCATTCCGATTTGCGAGCATTTCCATCTCGACACCATGGTCGATGGCATTTATGGAGCCAGCAAGGACAATTCGCGTCTCGACAAGGATCAGGTAATCCGTTGGGCGTTCGAGCATATCGGTTACGACGAATCCGCCGGAGACAAAGCCTTGATGGTCGGCGATCGCTGGACCGATGCCGACGGCGCCAAGGCATGCGGTTTGGATTGCTTGGGATGCGGTTGGGGTTACGCTGAATCCGGAGAACTGCAGGAGCATGGCGTGTATCGCATCATCGATACCGTGGACGAGTTGGCGCAGGCCGTTGAGGAATACTTCAACTCATACTCCCGATAA
- a CDS encoding helix-turn-helix transcriptional regulator, with product MAEGSNGRRRFSDKWGKHELDVLAVLSSAFPQWLTSRQIAQRVKAYADSYGELADQAAKAAFAKQFQRDRAKLAAMGIAIESRQPEYSSKSEGQDFASYRLQLGDEPRVRLRFAQEDLPVLAAANYLARSMSISSTPVQQVQHTSRTAPRVPQTPIPGLGLDSIAPGLGTQSIPDELVKVVDQRRFAATVDVDGEHLNVAYTDSDDLAMFVLSHPGACIISPQEAVDAFNRRLNAATQFQPADESAGNNRSAVISPEINRNNTDDDDSEEGKGRPKKNSSFQTGSEVDRRLRLMLFLSAHLGEEYSLEELAERFIGKPKSDDEMKKYVNVIHKDINTLTTVSDDGEMAGSQFFDIDWSLLDAEGIVSATNSLGLERLAGISQQYLSMLTASVSYLAHSPLLPDKQRGQAESLYHRLRQHVEPGQMPWLSLTGYEMEPRNFSIVKSAISKGALLDMEYTDGAGNTRRKLVAPDKIFVDEGVYFVAVWTDVANAAPKDRQRFVKKDTTINKANGKPRIWQVLRISRIEKAELVEPVEKIDIPDVPVSELRKWSFDNGTAAVFITNQADLPFIDRLPGATVEQCGDGKKVHLIVSSDSWYVAFCISHARHITAVAPETLRTMIIARAQHELSVSDHESEDR from the coding sequence ATGGCAGAGGGCAGTAACGGAAGGCGGCGTTTTTCCGACAAGTGGGGCAAGCACGAGCTCGACGTATTGGCTGTGCTGTCTTCAGCTTTCCCGCAATGGCTTACCTCCCGCCAGATCGCCCAGCGCGTGAAGGCGTACGCCGATTCCTATGGCGAACTGGCCGATCAGGCGGCGAAGGCGGCGTTTGCCAAGCAATTCCAGCGCGATCGCGCCAAGCTGGCAGCCATGGGCATCGCCATCGAATCCCGCCAACCGGAGTATTCTTCGAAGTCTGAGGGCCAGGATTTCGCCTCATATCGTCTGCAACTGGGCGATGAGCCCCGTGTTCGACTGCGCTTTGCGCAGGAGGATCTTCCCGTTCTCGCCGCAGCGAATTATCTGGCTCGTTCCATGTCGATCTCCTCGACCCCCGTGCAACAGGTGCAACATACCTCCCGTACGGCACCGCGTGTGCCTCAGACCCCGATTCCTGGTCTTGGACTGGATTCCATCGCGCCGGGCCTTGGCACCCAGTCCATTCCCGACGAACTCGTCAAGGTGGTCGATCAGCGTCGCTTCGCCGCAACCGTGGATGTCGACGGTGAACATCTCAATGTCGCCTACACCGATTCGGACGATTTGGCCATGTTCGTGCTCAGCCATCCGGGCGCATGCATCATCAGCCCTCAAGAGGCCGTTGACGCGTTCAATCGGCGTCTGAACGCCGCGACACAGTTCCAACCGGCCGATGAGTCCGCTGGCAACAACCGTTCCGCCGTCATCTCACCGGAAATCAATCGTAACAACACGGATGATGACGATTCCGAAGAGGGCAAGGGGCGTCCAAAGAAGAATTCCTCGTTCCAGACCGGTAGCGAGGTCGATCGCAGACTGCGTCTGATGCTGTTCCTTTCGGCGCATCTTGGCGAGGAGTATTCGTTGGAGGAGCTGGCCGAACGTTTCATCGGCAAGCCGAAGTCCGACGATGAGATGAAGAAGTACGTCAACGTCATCCATAAGGACATCAATACTCTTACCACGGTTTCGGACGATGGCGAGATGGCGGGTAGCCAATTCTTCGACATCGACTGGTCGCTGCTGGACGCCGAAGGCATCGTGTCCGCCACGAACTCGCTCGGTCTGGAGCGTCTCGCCGGCATCTCCCAGCAATATCTGAGCATGCTGACCGCTTCGGTAAGCTATCTGGCCCATTCGCCGCTGTTGCCGGATAAGCAGCGCGGCCAAGCTGAATCCCTGTATCATCGCCTGCGTCAGCATGTTGAACCCGGTCAGATGCCTTGGCTCAGTCTGACCGGCTATGAGATGGAACCGCGTAACTTCTCCATCGTCAAGAGCGCCATCTCAAAGGGAGCCCTTCTTGACATGGAGTACACCGATGGCGCGGGGAACACTCGTCGTAAGCTTGTCGCACCCGATAAGATCTTCGTCGATGAAGGAGTGTACTTCGTTGCGGTATGGACCGACGTGGCCAATGCCGCACCGAAGGACAGGCAGCGATTCGTCAAGAAAGACACTACGATCAACAAGGCCAACGGCAAACCTCGTATCTGGCAGGTGTTGCGCATCTCCCGTATCGAGAAGGCCGAACTGGTGGAGCCGGTCGAAAAGATCGACATTCCCGACGTGCCGGTGTCCGAGTTGCGCAAGTGGAGCTTTGATAATGGCACCGCGGCCGTGTTCATCACCAACCAAGCCGATCTGCCGTTCATCGATCGGCTTCCCGGTGCCACCGTCGAGCAATGTGGCGATGGCAAGAAGGTGCATCTGATTGTCTCTTCCGACTCCTGGTATGTCGCTTTCTGCATTTCACACGCTCGCCATATCACCGCGGTCGCGCCGGAAACCCTGCGTACGATGATCATCGCGCGAGCCCAGCATGAGCTTAGCGTCAGCGATCATGAGAGCGAAGACCGATAG
- a CDS encoding DEAD/DEAH box helicase produces MTHHRHRRNGSMDITSTNATVEPSPSQRYAMFKQTQRKQGMAATRFAQSMPFELDDFQMEANEALEADSNVLVAAPTGAGKTVVADFAIYLAQERNVKAFYTTPIKALSNQKYHDLVDQYGQDRVGLLTGDTSINSEADIVVMTTEVLRNMLYEHSMTLEALRYVILDEVHYLADRFRGPVWEEVIIHLPQSVKIIGLSATVSNVEDFSNWIVSVRGDTKLIVSEKRPVPLEQHVLVQADDRTEPELIDLYRRDAHGDQTVKLNAQLLNRLDQLDRQAARRQGAQRPERRKGKGKGPWHDRESSHKVERHTPKRWAVVDELNFLDMLPGIYFIFSRNGCDQAVEQCINAGLELTSNGEVRRIRRIVDEMIDGQLSQEDLKALHFSQFRFALEEGFAPHHAGMIALFRQIVERLFEEGLVKVVFATETLALGINMPARCVVVEKLEKYDGTGHVGLTPGEFTQLTGRAGRRGIDTIGHAVVVDHRGFVPATAAALSSKRVYPLHSSFRPTFNMAVNLLNSSDYETARITLDHSFAQWEANESAWQLEAQMDTLKKALEGYEHAFTCEFGDFADFMRLRMRLSELEKNERRRLKHEVFRTQSERSQAFMDLDEKIAAMRELDRNHPCRKCPDLQQHLKWGHRWSREMRELERVRHRYESRTGSVARQFDHICTVLEELGYLERDSDKSRHADYLLTERGQLLRHLYSELDLVLAQAIDEGAFDGLDAPELASVLSSLIYEARGGSGGEPRHYPGGIQGNVAVCAAQLRGVHAKIAMMCEDHALEEPRQLDFGIADIVYEWAQGESLSRVLYGTDLTGGDFVRNCKRLADVLQQIAVAEPYLTKRAGTLALVAKQAMEAVNHGVVAYSGVD; encoded by the coding sequence ATGACTCATCATCGTCACCGGCGTAACGGTTCCATGGATATCACCAGCACCAATGCGACCGTGGAACCGTCACCGTCACAGCGCTACGCCATGTTCAAGCAGACCCAGCGCAAGCAGGGTATGGCCGCTACGCGATTTGCGCAATCCATGCCATTCGAGCTTGACGATTTCCAGATGGAAGCCAATGAGGCGCTGGAAGCCGACAGCAATGTGCTGGTTGCCGCCCCGACGGGTGCGGGCAAGACCGTCGTTGCCGATTTCGCCATCTATCTGGCGCAGGAACGTAATGTCAAGGCGTTCTACACCACGCCGATCAAAGCACTGAGCAACCAGAAATATCATGATTTGGTGGATCAGTATGGGCAGGATCGGGTGGGCCTGCTTACCGGCGATACGTCCATCAATTCCGAGGCCGATATCGTGGTCATGACCACCGAAGTGCTGCGCAACATGTTGTACGAACACTCCATGACGCTTGAAGCGTTGCGTTACGTGATTCTCGATGAGGTGCACTATCTTGCGGACCGATTCCGTGGACCGGTATGGGAAGAAGTGATCATCCATCTGCCGCAAAGCGTGAAAATCATCGGTCTTTCCGCCACGGTGTCGAATGTGGAGGACTTCTCCAATTGGATCGTCTCGGTGCGAGGGGACACCAAACTGATCGTTTCGGAAAAGCGTCCTGTTCCGTTGGAGCAACATGTACTTGTGCAGGCGGATGACCGCACCGAACCGGAGCTCATTGATCTGTACCGTCGTGATGCGCATGGTGATCAGACAGTCAAGCTCAATGCGCAACTGCTGAACCGCCTTGATCAGCTCGATCGTCAGGCAGCACGCAGGCAAGGGGCGCAACGTCCGGAGAGACGTAAGGGCAAGGGGAAGGGCCCGTGGCATGACCGGGAATCCTCACATAAGGTGGAGCGGCATACTCCCAAACGCTGGGCCGTGGTGGACGAGCTGAACTTTCTCGATATGCTGCCCGGCATCTATTTCATCTTCTCCCGTAATGGCTGTGACCAGGCCGTCGAACAGTGCATCAACGCCGGTCTGGAGCTGACCAGCAACGGTGAGGTGCGCCGCATTCGGCGCATTGTCGATGAGATGATCGATGGACAGCTCAGCCAAGAGGATTTGAAGGCTCTGCATTTTTCGCAGTTCCGCTTTGCCTTGGAGGAAGGATTTGCACCGCATCATGCCGGCATGATCGCCTTGTTCCGTCAGATTGTCGAACGTTTGTTCGAGGAAGGTCTTGTCAAAGTGGTGTTCGCCACGGAGACACTGGCTTTGGGAATCAATATGCCGGCGCGTTGCGTAGTGGTCGAGAAACTTGAGAAATACGACGGCACCGGGCACGTCGGGCTTACGCCGGGGGAGTTCACCCAGCTGACCGGACGTGCGGGACGTCGTGGCATCGACACCATCGGCCATGCCGTGGTTGTCGACCATCGCGGTTTCGTGCCGGCCACCGCCGCCGCATTGTCCAGCAAACGTGTGTACCCGTTGCATTCCAGCTTCCGTCCGACTTTCAACATGGCCGTCAACCTGCTGAATTCCAGTGACTATGAAACGGCCCGCATCACCCTTGACCATTCATTCGCGCAATGGGAGGCCAATGAATCGGCATGGCAACTCGAAGCCCAGATGGATACGTTGAAGAAGGCTCTTGAGGGGTACGAACATGCCTTTACCTGTGAATTCGGCGATTTTGCTGATTTCATGCGTCTGCGTATGCGGCTAAGCGAGCTGGAAAAGAATGAACGGCGCCGACTCAAGCATGAGGTTTTCCGCACGCAGAGCGAACGCAGCCAGGCGTTCATGGATCTTGACGAAAAAATCGCGGCAATGCGTGAATTGGATCGCAATCATCCATGCCGTAAATGCCCTGATCTGCAGCAGCATCTCAAATGGGGGCATCGTTGGTCGCGTGAAATGCGCGAACTGGAACGGGTGCGGCATCGTTATGAATCGCGCACCGGATCGGTGGCACGGCAGTTCGACCATATTTGCACCGTATTGGAGGAACTCGGTTATTTGGAACGTGATTCGGACAAATCACGGCATGCGGATTACCTACTGACCGAGCGCGGCCAATTGTTGCGTCATCTGTACAGCGAACTTGATCTGGTGTTGGCGCAAGCGATCGACGAAGGAGCCTTCGACGGGCTTGACGCGCCGGAACTGGCCAGCGTCCTGTCGTCGCTCATCTATGAAGCGCGTGGGGGAAGCGGGGGAGAGCCCCGCCATTACCCCGGTGGCATCCAAGGCAACGTTGCCGTCTGCGCGGCACAGTTGCGCGGCGTACACGCGAAGATCGCCATGATGTGCGAGGACCATGCCCTTGAAGAGCCCCGGCAGCTTGATTTCGGCATCGCTGACATCGTTTACGAATGGGCTCAGGGTGAAAGTCTGTCGCGCGTGTTGTACGGCACCGATCTGACCGGAGGCGATTTCGTGCGTAATTGCAAACGCTTGGCCGATGTACTTCAGCAAATCGCCGTCGCCGAACCATATCTGACGAAACGTGCCGGAACGTTGGCGCTGGTGGCCAAACAGGCGATGGAAGCCGTAAATCATGGCGTCGTCGCGTATTCAGGGGTCGACTGA
- a CDS encoding undecaprenyl-diphosphate phosphatase: MNFFQAIFLGLVQALTEYLPVSSSAHIRIVGDLMLGSDPGAAFTAIIQIGTELAVILYFRRDIIRILGAWFGSLFGKEGKDFKSRMGAYNRDTQMGWFIILGTMPILIAGVLFKHVIETSLRNLWITVTVLALFGVLLWVVDARAKQIKTMEEMTWKDALVFGIGQMLALIPGVSRSGGTITFGRAMDYTREAAVRVSFLMAIPAVFGAGILEAVSAVKDVAAGDADMFPGWGATIAATIVAFVVGYVVIIGFLKFVSTFSYKAFAIYRIALAVVVALLLICGVISPLEMAAA; the protein is encoded by the coding sequence ATGAATTTCTTCCAAGCGATTTTCCTGGGACTGGTGCAGGCATTGACCGAATACCTGCCGGTTTCCTCCAGCGCGCATATCCGCATCGTCGGTGATCTGATGTTGGGGTCCGACCCCGGCGCGGCCTTCACCGCCATTATCCAGATCGGTACTGAACTGGCCGTAATCCTGTACTTCCGCCGCGACATCATCCGTATTCTTGGCGCCTGGTTTGGCTCCCTGTTCGGCAAAGAGGGCAAGGACTTCAAGAGCCGTATGGGCGCGTATAACCGTGACACCCAGATGGGCTGGTTCATCATCCTTGGCACCATGCCGATCCTCATCGCCGGCGTGTTGTTCAAACATGTCATTGAAACTTCACTGCGCAACCTGTGGATCACCGTGACCGTGCTGGCACTGTTCGGCGTGCTGCTGTGGGTGGTCGATGCCCGCGCCAAGCAGATCAAAACCATGGAGGAGATGACCTGGAAGGATGCACTGGTCTTCGGCATCGGTCAGATGCTCGCCCTGATTCCCGGCGTTTCCCGTTCCGGAGGCACCATCACCTTCGGCCGCGCCATGGACTATACCCGTGAGGCCGCCGTGCGCGTGAGCTTCCTGATGGCCATTCCGGCCGTATTCGGTGCGGGTATTCTCGAAGCCGTCTCCGCAGTCAAGGATGTGGCTGCGGGTGATGCGGACATGTTCCCCGGCTGGGGTGCCACCATTGCCGCCACCATCGTGGCCTTTGTCGTCGGCTATGTGGTGATCATCGGCTTCCTGAAGTTCGTGTCCACCTTCTCATACAAGGCCTTCGCCATCTACCGCATTGCGCTTGCCGTGGTTGTGGCGTTGCTGCTGATCTGCGGCGTCATCTCCCCGTTGGAGATGGCCGCAGCCTGA
- a CDS encoding UTP--glucose-1-phosphate uridylyltransferase has product MRKGATLTEDIFEQSAAKMREHGMTDMAIAQFKRLYEVWRNEEASSWIREEEVEPLTGVPSFHDVYETINHDKAVDAFAQTAFLKLNGGLGTSMGLDCAKSLLPVRRHKARQMRFIDIIIGQVLTARTRLGVELPLTLMNSFRTSDDTMKVLRSNKKFHQDEIPMEIIQHQEPKISAKTGLPASFPSNPELEWCPPGHGDLFSTVWESGLLDRLEERGFKYLFISNSDNLGARPSRTLAQHFENTGAPFMIEVAKRTPADRKGGHIVRDKVTGRLMLREMSQVHPDDKDDAQNIDKHPYFNTNSIWVRIDALKAKLAAYDGVLPLPVIRNKKTVDPTDSTSEPVIQLETAMGAAVTLFDGATCVCVDRMRFLPVKTTDDLFIMRSDRFHLTDQYEMEDGNYIFPTVHLDARYYKNIHDFDTRFPYSVPSLAAANSVTIEGDWTFGRDVMMFGDARLSDQDEPSYVPNGEYVGPQGVEPDDWV; this is encoded by the coding sequence ATGCGAAAGGGAGCCACATTGACTGAGGACATATTCGAACAGTCCGCCGCAAAGATGCGTGAGCACGGAATGACAGATATGGCCATTGCCCAGTTCAAACGCCTATACGAGGTCTGGCGGAACGAGGAGGCCAGCAGTTGGATTCGTGAGGAAGAGGTCGAGCCACTTACCGGCGTGCCAAGTTTCCATGATGTGTACGAGACCATCAACCATGACAAGGCGGTCGACGCCTTCGCACAGACCGCTTTCCTGAAGCTGAACGGCGGTCTTGGCACCTCCATGGGCCTGGATTGCGCCAAGTCGTTATTGCCCGTACGCCGCCATAAGGCGCGCCAGATGCGTTTCATCGACATCATCATCGGTCAGGTGCTTACCGCCCGCACTCGTCTGGGCGTAGAACTTCCGCTCACCCTGATGAATTCCTTCCGTACGTCCGACGACACCATGAAGGTGCTGCGTTCCAACAAAAAATTCCATCAGGACGAGATTCCGATGGAAATCATCCAACATCAGGAGCCGAAGATCAGTGCCAAAACCGGCTTGCCGGCTTCCTTCCCCTCGAATCCCGAACTCGAGTGGTGCCCGCCGGGGCATGGAGACCTGTTCTCCACCGTTTGGGAGTCCGGCCTGCTCGACAGGCTTGAGGAGCGGGGCTTCAAGTATCTGTTCATTTCCAACTCCGACAATCTGGGTGCGCGACCGTCCCGTACGCTCGCCCAACACTTCGAGAACACGGGCGCACCATTCATGATCGAGGTTGCCAAACGCACGCCGGCTGACCGCAAGGGCGGCCATATCGTACGCGATAAGGTGACCGGACGTCTCATGTTGCGCGAGATGAGCCAAGTGCATCCTGACGACAAGGATGACGCCCAGAACATCGACAAGCATCCGTACTTCAACACCAACAGCATCTGGGTGCGCATCGATGCGTTGAAAGCCAAGCTTGCCGCGTACGATGGCGTATTGCCTCTGCCGGTGATTCGCAACAAGAAGACCGTTGATCCCACCGATTCGACCAGCGAGCCGGTCATTCAGCTGGAAACGGCCATGGGTGCGGCCGTCACGCTATTCGACGGCGCAACCTGCGTATGCGTGGACCGTATGCGCTTCCTGCCGGTCAAGACCACGGATGATCTGTTCATCATGCGTTCCGATCGTTTCCATCTGACCGATCAGTATGAGATGGAGGATGGCAACTACATTTTCCCCACGGTGCATCTCGACGCACGCTATTACAAGAACATCCATGATTTCGACACGCGGTTCCCGTATTCCGTGCCGTCGCTTGCCGCCGCCAATTCGGTAACCATCGAGGGGGACTGGACGTTCGGCAGGGATGTCATGATGTTCGGCGACGCGCGGCTCTCCGATCAGGATGAGCCAAGTTATGTGCCAAACGGTGAATACGTTGGGCCGCAAGGCGTTGAGCCGGATGATTGGGTCTGA
- a CDS encoding fructosamine kinase family protein: MGKYRKSRAFSPDGFFECEGRGLQWLGAAHAQGGPRVVEVYEWGRDFLDIERVNSCSPTPKAAYDFGAALARMHDSGAEFFGSAPAGYMGTCYFGPLQDPVPMDCGTWTDPATYLAEGRLRPMVELGIRRRELTDTDMGLTEEVIQALPEILGRAAADKPARVHGDLWSGNVMWTADSGSVEAVLIDPAAHGGHREEDLAMLNLFGMSYLTEILDGYQSVHPLKAGWQERTTLWQLYPIAGHCVFFGGGYVSQYRAMCRALLR; encoded by the coding sequence ATGGGGAAATATCGCAAGAGCAGGGCATTCAGCCCGGACGGCTTCTTCGAATGCGAAGGTCGTGGCCTTCAATGGCTTGGCGCAGCGCACGCCCAGGGTGGCCCCCGCGTGGTCGAGGTCTATGAGTGGGGCAGGGACTTTCTTGACATCGAACGCGTGAACTCCTGTTCCCCCACTCCCAAGGCCGCTTACGATTTCGGCGCCGCACTGGCCCGCATGCATGATTCCGGTGCGGAGTTCTTCGGTTCGGCTCCCGCCGGTTACATGGGTACCTGCTATTTCGGACCGCTGCAGGATCCGGTGCCTATGGATTGCGGTACGTGGACCGATCCGGCCACTTATCTGGCGGAAGGCCGTCTTCGCCCGATGGTCGAACTTGGCATTCGTCGACGAGAGCTCACCGATACCGATATGGGCCTGACCGAGGAGGTGATTCAGGCGCTCCCGGAGATTCTCGGTCGTGCGGCCGCGGATAAGCCCGCACGCGTACATGGTGACCTGTGGAGTGGCAACGTGATGTGGACCGCCGATTCCGGTTCCGTCGAAGCCGTGCTGATCGATCCCGCCGCGCATGGCGGCCATCGCGAAGAGGATCTCGCCATGCTCAATCTTTTCGGCATGTCCTATCTCACCGAAATTCTGGACGGCTACCAGTCGGTACACCCGCTCAAGGCGGGTTGGCAGGAACGTACCACATTATGGCAGCTGTATCCGATCGCCGGGCATTGCGTCTTTTTCGGCGGCGGATATGTCAGCCAATATCGCGCCATGTGCCGTGCCCTGCTGCGGTAG
- a CDS encoding MerR family transcriptional regulator: MSDAESTMQLHLRAPQAVQGELFPATDTQNVTRGYRGTVASKVAGITYRQLDYWARKQIVEPSITPSHGSGSRRLYSFKDVVILAVSKKLLDAGINLQNVTTAIGFLTQRTIEQLEGITIMCDGQEVHECTTSEQMIELLQSGKAIFGVSVGSLWRQIKNALDHEEYVDLTKLQTSTDGKRPIDDIAAMRMRKKLEAQRKARAASGR, translated from the coding sequence ATGAGTGATGCGGAGTCAACAATGCAGTTGCATCTGCGCGCGCCCCAAGCGGTGCAGGGGGAGTTGTTTCCTGCAACCGACACGCAGAACGTTACACGAGGCTATCGCGGTACCGTGGCGTCGAAAGTTGCCGGCATCACCTATAGACAGCTTGATTATTGGGCTCGTAAGCAGATCGTAGAACCATCGATCACGCCTTCGCATGGATCCGGTTCACGGCGTCTGTATTCATTCAAGGATGTGGTGATTCTGGCGGTCTCCAAAAAACTGTTGGATGCCGGCATCAATCTGCAGAACGTGACCACGGCCATTGGATTCCTGACACAGCGTACGATCGAGCAGCTGGAAGGCATCACCATCATGTGTGACGGTCAGGAAGTGCATGAATGCACCACCAGCGAACAGATGATCGAACTGTTGCAAAGCGGCAAGGCGATATTCGGTGTGTCCGTAGGCTCGTTATGGCGTCAAATCAAGAATGCACTGGATCATGAGGAATATGTCGACCTGACGAAACTGCAGACCAGTACGGATGGCAAGCGACCGATTGATGACATCGCGGCCATGCGGATGCGGAAAAAACTTGAAGCGCAGCGTAAGGCCAGGGCCGCCAGTGGCAGATAG
- a CDS encoding PAC2 family protein, with amino-acid sequence MPKTVMLAAFEGWNDACQAATNVIRHLVSRYDSQEIRHINDEGFYDYQVARPMICSVQGRRRIIWPQTTFYDITISPETHFLAQIAPEPNYRWEEYCRKTLRIAEDYDVNEIVTLGSMFADCPHTRPLPLDISKGDCECELDKKYNGPIGIPNILDAIAADNGFSTTSMWVSVPQYFNNVECMQGTLELVHALSILLKQPLNEGELANKAMQWRKEADDMVENMHTGDYIRQLEREYDLNVKAREIASNGTPACEQLIQEAEAFLRNQPFAEH; translated from the coding sequence ATGCCTAAGACAGTAATGCTTGCCGCATTCGAGGGATGGAACGATGCATGCCAAGCGGCCACGAACGTCATTCGACACCTGGTCTCACGATATGATTCGCAGGAAATCCGGCATATCAACGACGAAGGTTTCTACGACTATCAGGTCGCCCGTCCGATGATCTGTTCGGTACAAGGCCGCAGGCGTATCATCTGGCCGCAGACCACCTTTTACGACATCACCATTTCCCCTGAGACGCACTTTCTCGCGCAAATAGCTCCGGAACCGAATTACCGGTGGGAGGAATATTGCCGGAAGACGCTGCGCATAGCCGAGGATTATGACGTGAACGAAATCGTCACCCTAGGTTCCATGTTCGCCGACTGTCCGCATACCAGACCTCTTCCGTTGGACATCTCCAAGGGTGACTGCGAATGCGAGCTCGACAAGAAGTACAATGGCCCGATCGGCATTCCCAACATCCTCGACGCGATCGCCGCCGACAACGGTTTCTCCACCACGTCAATGTGGGTATCAGTGCCGCAATATTTCAATAACGTCGAATGCATGCAGGGCACGTTGGAGCTGGTTCACGCGCTGTCCATTCTGCTGAAACAACCCCTCAATGAGGGAGAACTCGCCAATAAGGCCATGCAATGGCGCAAAGAAGCCGATGACATGGTCGAAAACATGCATACCGGTGATTACATCAGACAACTTGAACGCGAATACGATCTCAACGTCAAAGCCCGGGAAATCGCATCGAACGGCACTCCCGCATGCGAGCAGCTGATTCAGGAGGCCGAGGCTTTTCTCAGGAATCAGCCTTTCGCCGAACACTGA
- a CDS encoding FHA domain-containing protein: MTDPIPSAGETTIIGLPAITVPVTSTGDRPLTKEDLDTIMRLSDGTALLISTRGAVSGSRYLLDEDEITVGRDPRADILLDDSTVSRSHAVFRRVNGAYSVIDAGSLNGTYVNRQRVDQKQLNNGDEIMIGKFRLVYFTNSAVIA, from the coding sequence ATGACTGATCCGATTCCAAGCGCAGGCGAAACGACCATCATCGGTCTTCCTGCAATTACTGTACCGGTAACCTCCACCGGAGACCGTCCTTTGACGAAGGAGGACCTCGATACGATCATGCGTCTGTCCGATGGCACGGCGCTGTTGATCTCGACTAGGGGAGCGGTTTCCGGTTCGCGTTATCTGCTCGACGAAGATGAGATTACCGTGGGACGTGATCCGCGTGCGGACATTCTGTTGGATGACTCCACGGTTTCGCGTTCCCATGCCGTGTTCCGCAGGGTCAATGGTGCATATTCCGTCATTGACGCCGGTAGTCTGAATGGCACATACGTAAATCGTCAACGTGTCGATCAGAAGCAGCTGAACAATGGCGACGAGATTATGATCGGCAAGTTCCGTCTGGTCTATTTCACCAACTCCGCCGTCATTGCCTGA